The Musa acuminata AAA Group cultivar baxijiao chromosome BXJ3-6, Cavendish_Baxijiao_AAA, whole genome shotgun sequence region aattttaagatatttatgaaaaaGCAAATGATAAATATATAAAGATCTTTCAAACAAATTGAGATAGTAAATTTGTATATAATGAGTTTAAattgtttataaaaaataatattcatagaaaattgacagcaccatatgcATTGAAGCTAAATAATATAGTTGAACGTAAAAATCAAACTAGCATTAAGATGATAATAAATttacttaaaaatataataacactCTCGTTATAAATCTATCGATCTATCTGAAACAAGGGTCGATGTACATAATCTTAAGTTTATTTGATACAAATAATAATATTACTTAAAACTAACTCATATTTCTTCGGAGAAAGTAAAGTAATCGAATCGAGATCTACGCCTTCTCCTAGAAGCAATGCCAAGAATCATTTTTGGAGGTACATATGGATAAGGCAAAAACAAGCAACTATACCACACTTTTTATTAGATCACGTATATTTATGGCATTGGTGGAAGAGCACATGTGAATGTTTTCCTCTACTTAACTCGTGTGCTAACGTGTTACTCGTGTCTTGCTCGTGGGTATGGCTCGATTCCCCTAAAATAAGGGGGACTCTTCATTAGATTAGGTGGTCAAATCCCCTTTCTCACACTTGTTTGTCTCCATAGTTTACATTCACCAACACCAACATCGTAGAAATTTGACCTTTAGAGAGAGAAACACACCAAGTGAGACTGACTGATTTGGTCTCGAGCTTCACGTATTTAATAAGACGGATTTTATTTATTAGGAAataaatgataaacatgatagcaattcataatttttaattaattttgcaGCATTCACTCGAGAGTGAGTGGTTTAAGCTTCAAATTATTTACGTCGAAATAGATGTTTAACCATTATATCTTTATTTTCTTAGTATGTTCATCAATACTTAGAAAGAATATATGGGAATATATTCGGAGAAACGTTTCTGTTTTCTTCGCAGCGAGCTTCGTGTTCATCGGGGAACGACAAGtcaaaagcaaaaagaaaaaacagaaaaCAGAAACAAAACAAAAACGTGGACGTTTGGTCGTACGTGCTACGCGAGAGAGGACGAAGCTTCGGGACGGCGCTCACGTTTCCCGTTTCCCGTTTCCCGTTTCCgtccccccaccccaccccccacccTTCGATTCCCGCCGTGGCACTCGGCCCCGCGCCCCGCGTTCATCGGATGCTCCACACTCGTCGGGACCCACAAATCGACTCCCATTAGAAATCGTCGGATTCCGCGGGCCCACAGCTGGCCCCACGCGCACAGACGCGACGGGACAAGGATTTGGTTGGGTGACTTGGATTAATTAAGATTACAACGCTAAGCATTTATTAGCGGCTTTCATTATTACCCCAATCCTCCCcacttcccctctctctctctctctctctatgggcCTCTTTTGGCCCAAATCGAATAACAGCTAATTGAAGCCCATAATACAATGGGCTGGGCCGAGTCTTCACGGTTAGGACAATTATATGATTTCATGGGctgttatttattttaatttgaagCCATCGAGCCATGAACCCAAAAGCCCAATCCGGATCGTCCTTTTCTTACCCACTTATCGTTTCGTCGCCATTCACACCCCTACCACGCGATGCAGGTAGAGCGGGACCCGCACAGGACCTTGCGGGTACACATTCCGCGACGGTCGTTTCACACCTTCGCAAGTTTTCGCAGGGGTGTGTTGGACGTCTCTTATCGCCTGGGTTGCCTTCGTGGTGGAGTCACCCCCCTTCGCACCTTCCGAATAGTGGCGGCAGTCGACTGGCGGTCAGCAGACGCTCGCTTCCCTCGGCGGCACTTGCGGTGATCCGACACTGATCCACCCCGGGTTTCTCGAAGACGAGGGCCTTCGGTCTCGTTCGACAGACCTCGATCACACTCGTCCTCGAGAAGCCTCTGCTTAAACCCTAACCCTTCCCTCGCGCCTCTCTATCCATCTCCTTGTTCGACGGTCTCTATCTCCGGTGAGTGCGACGTTGGTCCGCGACGCAAATGCCCGTTTTCTTGGATTGATTTTGGGTATGTTTTCTTGCTTGCTTACGGAAGAAGTCATCCTTCTTGGGCATCTTTCGTGGTTTCGCGACTCGATCGGCCGTCGCCATCGATGTAAAGGTTCTTGGTTTTCCTTCCGTTCTTGGTTCTTTGGTTCGCCGTAGGCATTAGGGTTCCATGGATCGTGCCGTCTTATGTTTATTTACCTGCGAACCGGTGTTTGTTTCGTGTTCTCGTGAACCAGGATGGGGGCAGGACGTAAGACGCAGGCGATCCTCGTGCCGGAGCCGTCGCCGGCCAGGAACTTgctcaagaaggatttgggaggaACGATCTTTGGCTGCAAGGACGCGACGATGAAGGAGTGCCTTAAAAAGCAATTGTTCGGTTAGTTCTAATCACCGTCCCATTTCTATCGCCGCGTGATCTCACTTCGGATACCTGTTTCTTTCCATGGCGTTGAATTTAAATGTTTGCTTCAATGGGCGTAGAATTAATTGGTCATGCTTCCGAGAACATCTGGTTTCTTAGTCATCTTGTTCAGATTCTATTCTTGTTTATATTAATCAACAAACTGTTTGTAAGACTAATTAATTTTACTCAATTGTTCTATTAAATGACCGTAATATGATTGGCAGGCTTGCCCTCTACTCACTTCTCGTATGTGAGGAACATTGAACCAGGTCTGCCTCTTTTTCTGTTTAGTTACACCAACAGGACAATGTATGGCATTTTTGAGGCTGCATGTCATGGTCAGATGAACATTGATCCGTATGCTTGGACGGAAAACGGGGCACAGAGAACACCCTATCCTGCACAGGTATTAATATAAGAGAAACTCTTTTTGCATGCCATGTTTCCCTTGAAAATAGGGTTAGGAGTGGATTAGATATGACCTGTCCGAATCTGTTGTCGTATCTGCATGGAGCCGGTTAAGGTTATATAATTGCACGTCCCATATGTATTTGAATCTGAATTTCATTTCTAAATTCTTCCTGATATGGAGATGGAAATAGCTATATCTGTATCCAGAAATCTAATTTACCTCCAAGTTCAATAATGTCTAAATGTGTTCATCATTTTTCAGTGTTAAATCTGATTTATGGAATGTTCACGTCTATCCGCTTTAACTCCGCTCTGAATCCTTATAGGTCATACATCTGATTCATATTTGTAACAGTATCAAACATTTATAATTACAGAATTTAGTATTGGTGTAACTTCCATTTCTGAATTGGTATCTGCTGGTCAAAAGTGGATAGACGTAATATTTTTCTACTATGTGGACACCATCCGATTTGTTTCCATCCTTACCTGGAAGACCACTAATGTGCATgcatttatttttgtatttcttgTTGATTATAGATCATTTATTGTTTTCTCAAGGTTCGTGTGTATACAAAGACGCCTTGTCAACCTCTTTCAGAGAAACAATTTAAGAGTGTAATTGAGGACAATTATTATGCGCAAAAACATTTCTGGTTCGAACTGGATCATGCACAAGCAAAAGGCTTAATGCTTTTATTCAAACCGGCATCAGTTCCTGTCAGTATTAAGCAAGCCCCCTTTCCTTCAAATAAATCCATCTATTGCACACCACTATGTGGTGCCGAACGGAAGGCAATGAACAGTCAGGAGAATCAAGACATCGTTGTTGCTGAAGGAGAGTCGAAATACTCTACTGAGCGTAGGAACGTGAATAAGTTTGAGTCACTTGACGGGGGTGATGAAGATAAACTTGGTAGCTCGAGCAACACATCATCCAGTGTTCATGATGAGGAGGCTAAGGAACAAGTCATGGAATGGGGGGATTACAATGACAACATCCAGGGGAATCATTCAATGCTTAACCCTCAATTGAATAGAGAGAACATCAAGTTGTTGGAACGACACTCTACTGTCAAGGAATCAGACGCTGATATGAAGGAAGTGCTGCATAAGCTTAAGGAACTTTCAGTTGAGCGTACAGCttcaagttcatcaaaggattGTAGAAATGATAATTTTACTCCATGCATATCTCAGGATGTGCGCAAAGAGGATACCTTCATATCACCTGAAGCGGAGAATAGAACCATATCTGAACTGCAGGAAAATTCCAAGGTAGTCGAACTTctgttttttttcttcattttgatGTTTAACAACTGTGGGTTGCATCCTCTTTTAATTGTTTTTTCATGCTTTTTGCTCATCTACATATTTTCTGAGAAGCTATTGTTTTATATAGTTGGTGCAAGTCATCAAAGCATTGACAGAAAGGACTGAAGCATTGGAGAAAAAGCAGGTACCATGTTTTTGATATATTCTGATAAATATCATATCATTGCGTCTTTATGTTTCTGATTATTCTTAAAAGTAATAAAAAGTAAATCTTCTTAAGTTGAAGCATATCTCAACTATTTCTATGTTAGCATTTATTGTACTGGCATTAGGCTCCCAGGAGTTCCATGCTTGCAGCATTTAAGCACGTACCATCCCTTAAACCTCTATGGCTGCTTAATATGTTATGCATGGTTTTTTCACTTTGAATTATATTACAGTACTAGCATGAGTAGAATATTTGGTTCATGTCACTGAAAAAAATGGTAATGCAACAATTGGTCCGTGTGTTGATCATTCATCATAGACAAGATAGAGTtttaaaatatcaataattcagaAACTCACTGTTGTTCACACACATTTCATAACGAGCATTGTATGTGCTGCATTTCCTAATGGTTTGTCCATCATGTGTGTTGCAGGCCGAATCAGATAAAGAGTTGCAACAACTGAGAGATGTAGTCGAGAAGTCAGGGAGGACGGTTCAAGGATTGCGGGATCAAGTTAAAGAACTAGAGTCTAAACTTAATTCCTCTGTGTCTCTTGGTGAAACATGTATCGATCAGTATGGAGAACCTGGAAAAGTTATTTACCTCTTGGGTGGTTATGATGGTACTTCTTGGTTATCAGCATTTGATGCCTTTTCACCTTCTGAGGACAAACTAATGCCTCTTAAGCCGATGAGTTCTCCTCGTTCATATGCTGGTGTTGCGGCATTAGATGACAACATATATGTTTTTGGCGGCGGTGATGGCAATTCTTGGTATACTTCAGGTGCTATTCATTGTGTGCCTTTTGATTATTCTTTAAAACATACTATGTTGAAGGCATCGCTTAGGCACTGATTTTGTGTCCTTCAATGAAGTCGAGTGCTACAATCAGAGGGAAAATAAG contains the following coding sequences:
- the LOC135586835 gene encoding uncharacterized protein LOC135586835 — encoded protein: MMGAGRKTQAILVPEPSPARNLLKKDLGGTIFGCKDATMKECLKKQLFGLPSTHFSYVRNIEPGLPLFLFSYTNRTMYGIFEAACHGQMNIDPYAWTENGAQRTPYPAQVRVYTKTPCQPLSEKQFKSVIEDNYYAQKHFWFELDHAQAKGLMLLFKPASVPVSIKQAPFPSNKSIYCTPLCGAERKAMNSQENQDIVVAEGESKYSTERRNVNKFESLDGGDEDKLGSSSNTSSSVHDEEAKEQVMEWGDYNDNIQGNHSMLNPQLNRENIKLLERHSTVKESDADMKEVLHKLKELSVERTASSSSKDCRNDNFTPCISQDVRKEDTFISPEAENRTISELQENSKLVQVIKALTERTEALEKKQAESDKELQQLRDVVEKSGRTVQGLRDQVKELESKLNSSVSLGETCIDQYGEPGKVIYLLGGYDGTSWLSAFDAFSPSEDKLMPLKPMSSPRSYAGVAALDDNIYVFGGGDGNSWYTSVECYNQRENKWVLCPNLNHPKGSLAGATLNSKIYAIGGGDGVKCLSDVEMYDPILGKWINSQLMFDKRFATAAVEHDGVLYAVGGYNGDGYLMSAERYDPREAYWTRLPSMNVRRGCHSLAVLNGKIYAMGGYDGEEMVASVEIFDPRLGSWMIGEPMNFARGYAAASVLGDTLFVIGGLKSGEHIWDTVECYREGSGWSISSSKTIGKRCFLSAIAL